Below is a genomic region from Prunus persica cultivar Lovell chromosome G3, Prunus_persica_NCBIv2, whole genome shotgun sequence.
TTACAAATTTCTGGTGACTTTTTCCATCACTTTGAAAAAAAGGGGGGTTACGCTTCCTCTCAATTTTCCAACTACAGTCTTGTGGGCCTTTGACATTGATGCAAATGCATGGGAAAGGAATCAACTAGACTAATGGTTCAGATTGAATGTTTGACTCTTcaacaaaaaagcaaacacTTATCCTCTATTGAATTGTAAAGAAATTACACCATCAActtaatgctttttttttaacacagaATTCTGAGATTTAAACTACATAATTTGATGCTAATTATGGAGAAATAAAACACAGAACTTGAGAAAAAACAATCTAGCAAATggcacaaagaaaaagagcaaaaaattatcaacatCCTAGACTGCTTAGTTTAAGCCCAGTTGGCTAGCAGAGACATACAACCAGCTCCAAGAAGAAGAGCTATATTAGCCCCAGCTTGAAGTCTTCCATTGCTCTGCATTTTTGGGTTCATAAAATCAGCTGCTAGCAGATCAACAAGGGACATATAGATTAAGATACCGGCTGATGCTGCGTTGAAAACGCCTTCAACGATGAGGGCAGTTGGGCTGTTTTCTTCATAAACATTTGAAATTCCGATACCAATTGCAATTCCAACAGGAGTTGTAAGAGAGAAGAACAGTGCCATGATTGCAACTCCTCGAGCCTTAAATTTCGCCTacaaaaagtaagaaaaacaaaaaatcctcTCAGCATCTTCCAGAGTTTAATTGAACTTGTAGATTAGTCAAGTATGCAAAGCAATTACCTGAGATATGCATCCACCAAGTCCCATGCCTTCGAAAAACTGATGGAAGGTCAAGGCAGCTACAAGAGGCCTTATGGTGTCAGGACTTTCAGAAGCACCTAAAGAAATTCCAATAATGACAGAATGCACAATAATACCCAATTCCAAAACCTGCAACAAGAAGATTAAAACTAATCAATCAATATTCCCCACTAATTACTAAACATAAACCAAAATTAATgacaaatcaaatgaaaatttgaagtaCCTGTGAAATCACTCTGTGCCTAAGAAGTTGTGTTGAAGGTGAAGTGTCAACTGAACCATGAGCATGACCATGAGTTGCATGAGTATGAACATGCATGTGATCCTCATGCTCTCCAGCCTTCTCCTCATCTCCGACGCTCTCCGCAGGCTGCGCCCTATTGTTCTTGAAGTGAGACCTGCTGTAATAAGAAGTGGCAGAGGCATCCACCATCAAGGTCCCAATGGCAGCAACCATGGCCACAAACCCAGTGAAGGGGAACTTCCCCCATGGATTCTCCTTAAGGCAAGGCGATGTCAATTTATCAAAAGCATCTGGGAGCACGTGTATGAACCCGGTAGCCAATATGACACCGGCTGCAAAGGCCTtaatgaggaagaagatgttCCTGTCGGGGTGCAAAGCAGGGATGTTCTTCCCAAGAGTCGGAATGCCAACACCGATTGCACTGGCAACTAGTATCGATGCAATCGCGGCCAGTTTGTACTTGAGGGCTTCGGTTTTGTTCCggtcctcatcttcttctttgtcaCATGTGCACTTTCCGAAAACTAAAGTTGGAAGTATAAGGAGGAGGCATAAGAATGCCAAGAAACTATGTTGTCTAAGTATGTTCATCCTAAAAATCTGAACAAGTAGGCAGAATATGAAGAAAAGTactcaaaatcaatcaaaataagTGATcacaagagagagaagaagaggagtgagagaatgagagaaggttTGAAGGGGTGGTGCCAATTTATATAGGATAGGAGCGTGTAGGGTATTTTGTGTCATTGACTTCCAAGGAAAgacttaaaatttttaaaaagggttaagaaaataatgaggTCATGaactaaacaaaacaataatctTAAAACTCAGAAATCATGGATACGCAGGAATAGGGGATGCATTAGAGATAATGGTGCAGAAATCAAGAGTGGACATGGACGACTTGGTCTTGGGaaggattttattttgtcttcaGAGAGGGATTGAAACAACCAACCATAAAAATGAGTTGGTTAGGAAAAACCCCTGTATTAATTTCGAGTGTGGTAAGAATGTCGACATAACAAGTAGCAGAAAAGGGTGGCAAGAGCTTTCACATGGAGGGTCAACGCTCGAAATGGTAAAATTCAACAAAGAATGACGATATAGTgtgtttcattatttttaaaattcaattaatttttccattttgaaaCCGGATGTGTAGGAGAGGCCATCCCATCACAAACtctgatcttttttttttttccttaattaataattacttCCCATCTCAAATAGGTATCAATTATATTGATATAGACCCATTTTTAtatcctaatttttttattattaggGATTTTTGTATCCTAATTCAACAATACTAGGTTTTTTGGCACCCTTTATTTATTGGATTGACTTGTATATATTTTCAGtcaaaatattgataaaaaaattctgtagGCAAAGTAAAACCACAGTTTTTGAACAGAATTCATCCCATTCAATCAATTATCTAGCTGGGGTCATTTCGGCATTAGTCTTTCCCGTAAGAATCTTGTAAGGACGTCAGTCGTGCACGCCTTCGTAGGTAATTTCTAATCATTAATCAAACGTTAGTTCCACAATAATTTAGGATCAGAAATAGATTAACGTTTTTTGAGATGAGgaacaaaacaacaagaaacaaCTACAGAACAAAGCCCTGATTCCCACCGAAACCATAAAGATCTAACTGGGGAGCAGACATAATAGCCCTTTGAGGAACAGAGTGGCATGCAATGAATATTATTCTAATGAAGTTATATGATAAGCACAAGCCGATTGATCTGGTGCTGATAAATGAAGGTGACTATATATGTTGGGCAATGAGCATATTAACCCCACAAGTCGTGGAAGAACACGattaaaataaagttttaTAATCTTAATTATTAGCCAAACCAATCCCCTCACATGTCACACGAACTTTGGTCCAAGTCAATGCAATAATATGATCATTAAGAAAGAGATCAATGAAGAGCTTGACAACGTTGAattcagagagagaggtgaGGGAATCAAATCATAGGTTAATGGAGGGCAATAGACTGTCTTCTTCATGGATGTCCTGAtcagaaacaaaaataggTTTTAAATTATGcaatgtatgtatgtatgtatgtccTTGAAGATGAAAGAAAGTGGCTGGCTAGCCTGGCCATGCGAGTTCTTATTGGAAGTATTATATTGCACTGGATTGACTTCAAAGTCTAGCTATTTTATCAACTGGAAAACTTTTTGGTGGAGTCCACTCAAGGCTGATGCAGCTCATGTGTAAGGAGGAATCAATGGGCGTCAAGTGTCACGCTCTGTTGATACAGAAGCTGTCGcgcctttttttgttttctttttttttttttattccaacaATAACCCAAATCCAACGATTTATATTAAATCTAAGCTATTTTAAcggtagaaaaaaaaatacaacggctgaaatttaaatccaacggtcaaaataatattttaaattaatataaatcaaatccaaccccaaaactcactccaaactctataaatactcacccatttctcaaataaaattatatttgtggaatttcaatttttttaggttaaattgttcaaaaaattaaattatgaagttttttaaaaagattaaatgaagaaatgttatccatgaaaaaaaatttagacttAAACCATTTTTAAACAATTTATAAAGTTGcggacttaaaatttgagtctAAAGGGTTGGAGGAAAAAACGGTTTGAGTTCGGGCAAAACCCAAACAGTTATTTTTTGGAGGgggaaatttgagtttaggaTCAAATGAGTTAGAGAAGGCCTAAGAGGCAATGTATAGGGCTtaacttttttggtcaaaatacaGGGCTTCATCTATATGTCCCTTGTTGATCTGCTAGCAGCTGATTTTATGAACCCAAAGTTGCAGAGCAATGGAAGACTTCAAGTGGGGGGCTAATATAGCTCTTCTTCTTGGAGCTGGTTGTATGTCACTGCTAGCCAAATGGGCTTCAACTAAGCAGTCTAGGatgttgataattttttgttctttttctttgtgccATTTGCTAGATTGTTTTTTCTGaagttttgtgttttatttcTCCATAATTAGCATCAGATTATGTCGTTTAAATCTCAGAATTCAATGGAGGAGAAgtgttaatatatatataattaatttaaataattaaataaatttaaataaatttgtctttttagtttttttttttaaaaaagcattCAGTTGATGGTGTAGTTTCTTTACAATTCAATAGAGGAGaagtgtgtgtttttttgctaAAGAGTCAAATATTCAATCTGAACCATTAGTCTAGATGATTCCTTTCCCATGCATTTGCATCAATGTCAAAGGCCCACAAGATTGTAGTTTGGAAATTGCGAGGAAGTTTCTTCCCCCCCTCTCCAAAGTGATGGAAAAAGTCACCAGAAATTTGTAATGAGTGATTGAAAATCCATGAGAAAATCCAAGTCCATTgtaacaaaaaggaaaaacaaaggaaatttTATGCTGAATTGACATgtaggaaaaacaaaataaatttccatctaattttgtacaaaatacaTCTACACATAAAAAACATATGTTTTTTCTGTCaagaatttgaatgaaaatttggatgtgtctttaaattgcaataaaatctACGAAAGTCACATTGTCATAATTGAAACTACAtggatgaaaataaaaatgtcatCAAACTATAGGGACgaaa
It encodes:
- the LOC18784453 gene encoding zinc transporter 8, which translates into the protein MNILRQHSFLAFLCLLLILPTLVFGKCTCDKEEDEDRNKTEALKYKLAAIASILVASAIGVGIPTLGKNIPALHPDRNIFFLIKAFAAGVILATGFIHVLPDAFDKLTSPCLKENPWGKFPFTGFVAMVAAIGTLMVDASATSYYSRSHFKNNRAQPAESVGDEEKAGEHEDHMHVHTHATHGHAHGSVDTSPSTQLLRHRVISQVLELGIIVHSVIIGISLGASESPDTIRPLVAALTFHQFFEGMGLGGCISQAKFKARGVAIMALFFSLTTPVGIAIGIGISNVYEENSPTALIVEGVFNAASAGILIYMSLVDLLAADFMNPKMQSNGRLQAGANIALLLGAGCMSLLANWA